Proteins from one Salmonella bongori NCTC 12419 genomic window:
- a CDS encoding Rsd/AlgQ family anti-sigma factor, with protein sequence MLNQLENLTERVGGSNKLVDRWLHVRKHLLVAYYNLVGIKPGKESYMRLNEKALDDFCQSLVDYLSAGHFSIYERILHKLEGNGQLLHAAKIWPLLEDNTQRIMNYYDSSLETAIDHDNCFEFQQALSDIGEALEARFVLEDKLIMLVFDAMHDGTRVKRPA encoded by the coding sequence ATGCTAAACCAGCTGGAAAATTTGACGGAGCGCGTTGGCGGAAGCAACAAACTGGTCGATCGCTGGCTACATGTACGTAAGCATCTGCTCGTGGCTTACTACAATCTGGTTGGCATTAAGCCTGGCAAAGAATCGTACATGCGGCTGAATGAAAAAGCGCTGGATGATTTTTGTCAGAGCCTGGTCGATTACCTTTCTGCCGGACACTTCAGTATTTATGAACGTATTCTCCATAAATTGGAAGGAAACGGTCAGCTTTTACATGCGGCAAAAATCTGGCCGCTGCTGGAAGATAACACGCAGCGCATCATGAATTATTACGACTCCAGCCTGGAAACCGCTATCGATCACGATAACTGTTTTGAATTTCAGCAGGCACTGTCAGACATCGGCGAGGCGCTGGAAGCCCGCTTTGTGCTGGAAGATAAGCTGATTATGCTGGTATTTGACGCGATGCACGATGGCACCAGGGTAAAACGTCCCGCTTGA
- the nudC gene encoding NAD(+) diphosphatase, with protein sequence MDRIIEKLDHGWWIVSHEQKLWLPYGELPHGLAANFDLVGQRALRIGEWQGDPVWLVLQHRRHDMGSLRQVLDQDAGLFQLAGRGVQLAEFYRSHKFCGYCGHPMQPGKTEWAMLCSHCRERYYPQIAPCIIVAIRREDTILLAQHVRHRNGVHTVLAGFVEVGETLEQAVAREVMEESGIKIKNLRYITSQPWPFPQSLMTAFMAEYGSGEIVIDPKELLEANWYRYDDLPLLPPPGTVARRLIEDTVAMCRAEYE encoded by the coding sequence ATGGATCGTATAATTGAAAAATTAGATCACGGTTGGTGGATCGTCAGCCATGAACAAAAATTATGGTTGCCGTATGGGGAATTACCACACGGGCTGGCGGCAAATTTTGATCTTGTGGGGCAGCGCGCACTCCGGATTGGCGAATGGCAAGGCGACCCCGTTTGGCTGGTATTACAACATCGACGCCATGATATGGGGTCGTTACGTCAGGTACTCGATCAGGATGCCGGCCTTTTTCAACTGGCGGGACGTGGTGTACAACTGGCGGAGTTTTACCGATCGCATAAATTTTGCGGCTATTGCGGGCACCCTATGCAGCCGGGCAAAACCGAATGGGCGATGCTGTGTAGCCACTGCCGCGAGCGTTACTACCCGCAAATTGCGCCCTGTATTATCGTCGCTATTCGCCGCGAAGACACCATCCTGCTTGCTCAGCATGTTCGTCATCGTAACGGCGTTCACACCGTTCTGGCCGGTTTTGTCGAGGTGGGCGAAACCTTAGAGCAGGCGGTGGCGCGCGAAGTGATGGAAGAGAGCGGGATTAAAATAAAGAACCTGCGCTATATCACCTCGCAGCCGTGGCCATTCCCGCAATCGCTGATGACCGCCTTTATGGCCGAGTATGGTAGCGGCGAGATAGTTATCGACCCGAAAGAGCTATTAGAGGCGAACTGGTATCGTTACGATGATTTACCGTTACTGCCGCCGCCTGGCACCGTTGCGCGTCGACTGATCGAAGATACGGTAGCAATGTGTCGGGCTGAATATGAATGA
- the hemE gene encoding uroporphyrinogen decarboxylase, which translates to MTELKNDRYLRALLRQPVDVTPVWMMRQAGRYLPEYKATRAQAGDFMSLCKNAELACEVTLQPLRRYPLDAAILFSDILTVPDAMGLGLYFEAGEGPRFTAPVANKADVDRLPVPDPEDELGYVMNAVRTIRRELKGEVPLIGFSGSPWTLATYMVEGGSSKAFTVIKKMMYAEPQTLHALLDKLAKSVTLYLNAQIKAGAQAVMIFDTWGGVLTGRDYQQFSLYYMHKIIDGLLRENEGRRVPVTLFTKGGGQWLEAMAETGCDALGLDWTIDIADARRRVGHKVALQGNMDPSMLYAPPARIEEEVATILSGFGQGEGHVFNLGHGIHQDVPPEHAGAFVEAVHRLSAQYHR; encoded by the coding sequence ATGACCGAATTAAAGAACGATCGTTATCTGCGTGCGCTGCTGCGCCAGCCCGTTGATGTTACCCCGGTATGGATGATGCGCCAGGCGGGCCGTTATCTACCGGAATATAAGGCTACTCGCGCGCAGGCGGGCGACTTTATGTCGCTGTGCAAAAATGCGGAGCTGGCTTGCGAAGTCACTCTCCAGCCGCTGCGCCGCTATCCGCTTGATGCCGCGATCCTCTTTTCGGACATTTTGACCGTACCGGATGCGATGGGCCTGGGCCTCTATTTCGAGGCGGGTGAAGGCCCGCGCTTTACCGCGCCCGTCGCCAATAAAGCTGATGTTGACCGTCTGCCTGTTCCCGATCCGGAAGATGAGCTGGGTTATGTAATGAACGCTGTGCGGACCATCCGCCGCGAGTTGAAGGGCGAGGTGCCACTGATCGGTTTCTCCGGCAGCCCATGGACGCTGGCGACCTACATGGTTGAAGGCGGCAGCAGCAAAGCGTTTACAGTGATTAAAAAGATGATGTATGCCGAGCCGCAGACGCTACATGCGTTGCTTGATAAGTTGGCGAAAAGCGTCACGCTGTACCTCAACGCGCAAATCAAAGCGGGCGCGCAGGCGGTGATGATTTTTGATACCTGGGGCGGCGTGCTGACCGGGCGCGATTACCAGCAATTCTCACTGTACTATATGCACAAAATCATTGATGGTCTGCTGCGTGAAAACGAAGGCCGCCGTGTGCCGGTTACGTTGTTCACCAAAGGCGGCGGTCAGTGGCTGGAAGCGATGGCGGAAACCGGCTGCGATGCGCTGGGCCTGGACTGGACAATCGATATTGCCGATGCGCGCCGCCGTGTGGGCCATAAGGTTGCTCTGCAAGGCAATATGGATCCATCCATGCTGTATGCGCCGCCAGCGCGTATCGAAGAAGAAGTAGCGACTATACTTTCTGGTTTCGGTCAGGGAGAAGGGCACGTCTTCAACCTTGGACACGGTATCCATCAGGATGTTCCGCCGGAACATGCTGGCGCGTTTGTGGAGGCGGTGCACCGGCTGTCTGCCCAGTATCATCGATAA
- the nfi gene encoding deoxyribonuclease V (cleaves DNA at apurinic or apyrimidinic sites), with product MDLASLRAQQIELASSVCRTDQFEKDPPALIGGADVGFEQGGEVTRAAMVLLKYPSLELVEYKVARIATTMPYIPGFLSFREYPALLAAWEQLSQKPDLLFVDGHGISHPRRLGVASHFGLLVDVPTIGVAKKRLCGKFAPLSAEPGALAPLMDKGEQLAWVWRSKARCNPLFVATGHRVSTDSALAWVQRCMKGYRLPEPTRWADAVASGRPAFVRWQEIQR from the coding sequence ATGGATCTTGCGTCACTACGCGCTCAACAGATAGAACTTGCATCATCGGTTTGCCGCACGGATCAATTTGAAAAGGATCCGCCGGCGCTGATCGGGGGGGCAGACGTCGGGTTTGAACAGGGTGGAGAAGTGACGCGCGCGGCGATGGTATTGCTGAAATACCCGTCGCTTGAGTTGGTCGAATATAAGGTGGCGCGTATTGCCACCACCATGCCGTATATCCCCGGTTTTCTCTCTTTTCGTGAATATCCTGCTCTGCTGGCGGCGTGGGAACAGCTCTCGCAAAAGCCTGACTTACTGTTTGTTGATGGTCATGGCATTTCACACCCGCGTCGGCTCGGCGTCGCCAGTCATTTTGGCCTGCTGGTGGATGTGCCGACTATTGGCGTGGCGAAAAAGCGTCTGTGCGGTAAGTTTGCGCCGCTGTCCGCTGAACCGGGCGCGCTGGCACCTTTAATGGATAAAGGCGAACAACTGGCATGGGTATGGCGCAGCAAGGCACGCTGTAATCCTCTGTTTGTGGCGACGGGGCACCGGGTCAGCACTGACAGCGCGCTGGCGTGGGTGCAACGTTGTATGAAAGGCTATCGTTTACCGGAGCCAACGCGCTGGGCTGATGCCGTCGCTTCCGGACGTCCGGCATTTGTTCGTTGGCAAGAAATTCAGCGCTGA
- a CDS encoding YjaG family protein, which yields MLQNPIHLRLERLESWQHVTFMACLCERMYPNYAMFCKQTAFGDGQIYRRILDLIWETLTVKDAKVNFDSQLEKFEEAIPSADDYDLYGVYPAIDACVALSELMHSRLSGETLEHAIEVSKTSITTVAMLEMTQAGREMTDEELKTNPAVEQEWDIQWEIFRLLAECEERDIELIKGLRADLREAGESNIGINFQQ from the coding sequence ATGTTACAAAACCCGATTCATCTGCGTCTGGAGCGGCTGGAAAGCTGGCAGCATGTTACCTTTATGGCCTGCTTGTGCGAACGCATGTACCCGAACTACGCCATGTTCTGTAAACAGACAGCATTTGGCGATGGACAGATTTATCGCCGTATCCTCGATCTAATCTGGGAAACGCTGACGGTGAAAGACGCGAAGGTGAATTTTGACAGCCAGCTGGAGAAGTTTGAAGAGGCCATTCCGTCTGCCGATGATTACGATTTATATGGCGTTTATCCGGCGATCGATGCTTGTGTTGCATTAAGCGAATTAATGCATTCTCGTCTCAGTGGCGAAACGCTGGAACATGCCATTGAGGTCAGTAAGACTTCCATTACCACGGTGGCGATGTTGGAAATGACTCAGGCTGGTCGGGAAATGACCGATGAGGAGCTCAAAACGAACCCGGCAGTCGAACAGGAATGGGATATTCAGTGGGAAATATTCCGACTTTTAGCGGAATGCGAAGAACGTGATATTGAACTGATAAAAGGGCTCAGGGCAGACCTGCGCGAGGCTGGCGAGAGCAATATCGGTATAAATTTTCAGCAATGA
- the hupA gene encoding nucleoid-associated protein HU-alpha, translating to MNKTQLIDVIADKAELSKTQAKAALESTLAAITESLKEGDAVQLVGFGTFKVNHRAERTGRNPQTGKEIKIAAANVPAFVSGKALKDAVK from the coding sequence ATGAACAAGACTCAACTGATTGATGTAATTGCAGACAAAGCAGAACTGTCTAAAACCCAGGCTAAAGCTGCTCTGGAATCCACTCTGGCTGCTATTACTGAGTCTCTGAAAGAAGGCGATGCTGTACAACTGGTTGGTTTCGGTACCTTCAAAGTGAACCACCGTGCTGAGCGCACTGGCCGCAACCCGCAGACCGGTAAAGAAATCAAAATCGCCGCCGCTAACGTACCGGCATTTGTTTCTGGTAAAGCTCTGAAAGACGCAGTTAAGTAA
- a CDS encoding DUF1481 domain-containing protein: MNSFIEGARQPLLSVWRRTLLLLGALLLTACSHDASPPPFTASGFADNQGAVRIWRKDTNDEVHLLSVFSPWRNGSTTTSEYRWQGDTLSLIELNIYSKLPEHIRARFDARGELSFMQREVGGQKQQLSNDQIALYRYRAEQIRQTSDALRLGRVILRQGRWHADHTVTTCEGETLKPDLDSWAISHIERRQNRSSVEVSVAWLEAPEGSQLLLVANEDFCHWQPKEKTF, translated from the coding sequence GTGAACAGTTTTATCGAAGGGGCTCGTCAGCCCCTTTTGTCTGTCTGGCGTCGTACGCTTCTGCTTTTGGGCGCGCTGTTGCTGACCGCCTGCAGTCATGATGCTTCACCGCCACCGTTTACCGCCAGTGGTTTTGCCGACAACCAGGGCGCAGTGCGTATCTGGCGTAAAGATACGAACGATGAAGTCCATCTGCTTTCCGTTTTTAGTCCGTGGCGTAACGGTAGTACTACCACCAGTGAATATCGCTGGCAGGGTGATACGCTTTCGCTTATTGAACTCAATATTTACAGCAAACTACCAGAACATATTCGCGCACGTTTTGATGCTCGCGGCGAACTCAGTTTTATGCAGCGTGAAGTCGGGGGACAGAAACAGCAGCTTTCCAACGATCAAATTGCGTTGTATCGCTATCGCGCCGAACAGATCCGTCAAACCAGCGACGCATTGCGCCTGGGACGGGTTATATTACGCCAGGGACGCTGGCACGCCGACCATACGGTTACAACCTGCGAAGGCGAAACGCTAAAGCCGGATCTGGACTCATGGGCCATAAGCCATATTGAGCGCCGCCAGAACCGCTCATCAGTAGAGGTGAGTGTGGCATGGCTGGAAGCGCCCGAAGGGTCACAACTTTTACTGGTCGCCAATGAAGACTTTTGTCACTGGCAACCAAAAGAGAAAACATTTTAG
- the zraP gene encoding zinc resistance sensor/chaperone ZraP has protein sequence MKRNTKSGIALIALSLLALSSGGAFAGHHWGNNDGMWQQGGSPLTTEQQATAQKIYDDYYTQTSALRQQLISKRYEYNALLTASSPDTTKINAVAKEMESLSLKLDEQRVKRDVAMAQAGIPRGAGMGYGDCGGRGGHRGMGHW, from the coding sequence ATGAAACGGAACACTAAATCAGGTATCGCGCTAATCGCCCTCTCTCTTTTGGCTCTGAGTTCCGGCGGCGCCTTTGCCGGACATCACTGGGGCAATAATGACGGCATGTGGCAACAGGGAGGCAGTCCGTTAACGACAGAACAGCAGGCGACCGCGCAAAAGATTTATGATGATTACTATACGCAGACCAGCGCATTACGCCAGCAACTGATATCCAAACGTTATGAGTACAACGCGCTGTTGACCGCCAGTTCGCCAGATACCACAAAAATCAATGCCGTTGCCAAAGAGATGGAATCATTAAGTCTGAAGCTGGATGAACAACGCGTGAAACGGGATGTCGCCATGGCGCAGGCTGGCATACCACGCGGCGCAGGTATGGGCTACGGCGATTGTGGCGGGCGCGGCGGTCATAGGGGAATGGGGCACTGGTAA